The nucleotide sequence ACTTCTTATCAGCCAGAGAGCCCATCACCTGAGAGGAGGGGTGGTGTTTAGAGTGGATTTATGTGTTTAACATTGCAATAATCGAGATACAGCATCGTTGAGCCAGAAAGAGCCCAAAGTGAGACCCACCATGAAATCACCTTTTTTGGAGCCATAAATCCTGATTAGATCTGACTAAGAGCCTGAGGACCTGATGTGGTAAcgcttgtcaatcacaaggtagctCACCCTGAGGCACACCCTGCTTTATAAGTATGTATTAAatgtattgtaaatgtaaatgtattaaagtaGATTTGAAACTAGCCAatgaaactgtttactgaggtaataaatcaagtgagaggtcgggtcattttctcataagatTACATACAATTTGACTTCTTTTGCAACCAGTGGGGTCACCCCCTGCTGGCCCTTAGAGAGTTTAATATAGTCAATGCTTCAGATCATAACAATCTAATAgaaaaggacaaagacagaCTGTTAAATGACCTTGGCCAGTTTCTCTCCTCTGAAGTTGAGGGTGACCGCCTCTGTGTTCCGAGGATTGTGGACTTCGATGTGAACCTGGTCGTTGTCCTCGTACTCCCTGATCAGCGCAGCCTTCAGACGGGCCATCTCATTCTGCTCTCCGTGGACCAGGATCTGAAGATGACACACAGACGAGAGAGTAAAGGTTTATTTATAACTGATGCAAGGTGCAACTGACAACTGCtgcaattaatgattatttcaATTATCAAATAATTTGCCTACTTTATTTATGAATAATCAATTCATCTTTTAGTCAGTAAGTAAAGTCTTGAAACTGCCTCTTCTGtccaaccaacaatccaaaacccaaagagtcttcatttactgtcatcactgacaacaaaaagcaacaaatctttCATTTAGGAAGCTGTAACCAGcgaatatttcacatttttgcttgaaaaatgaccaaaacaatTGTATCGATGATTGACTATTTGTTGTATCTGTGAATCACTGtcgttttttccttttctcctaCCACGTGTGGGGGTTTGAGAGCCCTAATGAACTCGCTGGTCTGCTGGTAGTCAGTGTGGGCCGAGAAGGAGATGTAGTCCACTGACAtcttcagctgcagcttctGTCCGGACATGGTGGTGATCTCCTCCGGCTCCGACATGATGTGCTGCaggacgcacacaaacaaaccattttccaagaaaaaaaaggatgtatCTGTCTATTTCTAACCCTTCACATACTGTCTGCCATCCTGTCTTACCTTGGCCAGTGTGCCTTCTACACAGTATCCAGCGATGATGACTCCGTTCCTCTTGTCAGTGCACCAGCTCTCGAAGAGCTCCCTGGAGAGACCGCTCTGCATCATACCCGGAGACGCCATCACCACACTGGGGCCGATGTCATCAAAGTGATCCATGCTCTGGAAAAGACCCGACACCACAGTTAAAGACATTCAGTGGCAACAGTCCGTcttgtccgtctgtctgtgtatcCGTAGCAGCTCTCCACCTTGAGGTTGCTGATGTGCTTGAAGACAAAAgggttgttgatgttgatggcCTTGCGGATCTTGTCGTTCATTGCGTTGACGTAGGTCTGGTACACGGCCATGCACTTCTTGGCCAGGGATGAAGCGTAGTAGATGGGGATGTCGTGGAGCTCCGGGTGGTTCTGCCAGTACTCATCTACAGGAGAGGAACACAATCTTACAGTCTCCCTAATATAAAAGAATACAGATACAAGGGTAATACAATGCAAATATTAAGCATCACACGACACAGGGTCATAAATAACTAAATTAAACTCTCACCCAGGATGAGCAGCAGTTCCTGGGCCCGACCCAGGGCGAACACAGGGATTAAACAGCGGCCTTCTCTGTTGACGATGTCGTGGACCGTGTTACAGAACCGAGCTTCACGCTCCTCCCTCTTCTCATGGATGTGGGTGCCGTAGGTTGACTCCTGCAGACAGAATAGCAGCATTTACTATGTCTTGATCACCCAAAGATCCATTTGAAGGTGTCTTTGGTAAGTCTTATTAATTGGCATACTATAATTAGGATGTCAGGTTTGACACTGGGGATCTCGGCCGCCATGAGATGCCTGTCTTCTTGTCGGGAGAAGTCTCCTGTgtacagcagctgcaggaggggAGATgagattcatttttaaattcaaaaacgTGTTCAGTGAGATTAGtaatataattaataaatggtaGCGTTAACTTGCTAGTCAAAAAGTTCaagttatttaaataatttaaggaTACCTAATCAACTTACTGCAGTAATACAATATCAAttatcagaaaacaaatttatgaggaaaacatttttggttttttgtttaGCGTTGTATTTTGGTTTTGTATGCGATTTGTGTGCAGTCTCATCTGCCAGTAAAGATGTATCTGTTACATATCATCTTCCAAGCTTCACTCAAAGGAACCACATCACTCATTGTCATTCACAGGCAGGACTATCTGAgacaatttaaataaatacataaaaaaaaaacaacaacaaaaaaccagAACTCGTTACCTTGACTCCAGCTATTTCAATCATGAACATGGCAGCTCCCAGCACGTGACCGGCGTGGTAGCACCAGAACTTGATCCCAGCCACCTCCTTGACCTCGTGGAAGTTGATGGTCTCGATCTTATCCATGCTCTCCTCCAGGTCAGTCTCAGTGTACAGCATGTCATCTGCAGAAATGTTGCTGCgatgaaaataatacatttaaaattaccATCTGTAGATTATCAACTTGAAAGGCGGTTACATGACGACTAATGCTCTTGCTCCCACCTGACTTTGACATAATCGGACAGCAGCCAGCGGTAGATGGCTTTGGTGGCGTGGGTCATGAAGGTCCTGCCTTTAAAGCTGGTCTTCTGGAGGAACCACGGCAGAGCTCCGCAGTGATCCAAGTGGAAACTGAGGAGAAGACATCACATTATAAAGCCTTAGTTATGTTAGGATATGATTTAAAATAGAAGGAAGGAATTTACCAACAGAGATGTGGAAAAGCTGctataattaatttaaaaaagacagtTCAACACATAATAGAGAGGAGGAAGGACTGACTGGCTGATGAGCAGGAGGTCTATCTCGGCTGGGTCGATCAAATCTATGTACGGGAGGGCATCCATTCCCTCCAAGCCAGGGTGGATACCACAGTCCAGCTgccaaacaaaaaatatcactttgttaatttttatatttcacCCAGCATAAATCACTTAAATCACTACAGAAAACGAtagatacatttttgaaattctGAAATATTACATGTATCCTGCACAAAACAAGAACTAAAAACCACATGGTGTAATGCTCACAGGTCTGTTACTGGATGGAGGAATATTTACATGAATTGTAATATAGTGtgaattacataaaaaaaaaaaaaaatcatttaccATAATTTTCCTTCCTTTGAACTCCAGGATGATGCATGACCTCCCCACCTCCTGACCAGCACCCCTGTAGTTACACGAGAGAAAAGCATTAAGGCTGAGGTCACATTTATTTGTTATCAGTAATATTATTATGGTGGCATGTAATAGCAGCCAGTGTAAGCTCTCATTCATATAACAACACGCAGACGGACTCACAGTGGACGAATCAGGAGCTGGTCGCTTTCCTCCGCGGGTACAATCACCTCTACTTTGCGTTTTGCGGCCATGTGCGTCAAATTTTTGCAGGCAAATTTACAGGTAGAATAAAATCCATCGGGTCATACTGCACTCTGGTGAATGAATGAGAGGGGGGCGGCCTCTCGGAGCGTCACACTTCCGGTGTCGTGCCAAAATACCGCCGACGGAATTCTGAAGCGTTGACAAACGTTCCCGGACAAACGTGGTTCAGTTTTTACCGTAGATAAAATAACGTACTGCTACAAAAGACATTGGAGTCATAAATGCATTGAAAATGATAAAATCTTACGCTTCGTGCACGCTTAACAATACATAACATCCGCATTACTCTCGGCTCCAGAGGTACTTGTTGTGCTTCGTCACGTCCCCTTTAAGTGGTGTTGGGTGTAGGCTGTGAAACTCACAGGGAAGCTAAAGAGTCAAAGTGAAGGTAAACACAcagctttttctttaatgaaaatTCACTCCGAAGACTTCACCGAGACGGATACTGTTAAAACAGGTGTGTAGTGTTAAGTTCATTTGATTAAATACGTTGCATTTGTGTTCGCAGCCCCGCCTCTGAACGCCTTCGCTTTTCAACTTTAGTGTGAAAATAAAAGCGGCGGGGGACTTTTAAGGTGGAGTAGGCTGACTGTCACCCatattcattatttcatttattttaggaTGTTATTTAAACATCGCTATTGGgcgtttacatattttttttattattattatttagtgcTTCGTGTAGGTTTCCTTGATGAATGATGCGTTCAAGTCCAACGTAACCTGTTGATTCTGGTGCCTAGTGTGTAATTTGCGTCGTGGGGGCTCTGTTGTAAATTTTTAATGCCCCCCTCCCTAGCCTCACCCAAGAACAGAAACACCCTCCTCCATGCAGTAATAATCTACCCCGACATGATGGAGGCAGAAGATACTGTTACAGCAGCAGGTGTAACAGATGAACTGGTCTGCGATTTGACTGGTGCCCCTTTGTCAGCAGTCAAATCGTGGAAACTTTCTTCGATTAACATTTGAAACAGCTCTCTCAATTAACAAGGTATTACTTATTACAGTGTaatattactatattattattattattataattatcatcatcattataatgAGCAATTACATTGACATTGAAAATGAAACCTGACATAGTGAGATAGTAAGGTTTACTTGAAGTAACTAAGTTAACTTATTTTGAGGACAGTGCTGTGTCTGAATTTTACATTTCAGCAGAATATCTTTGTTGgattcatacttttattttgtaaggcCTTGCAAACTACATTTATGTGATTTCAACATATTTAGCTGGGATCAGGCCTGAAAATCCTGACATCAGATTATACATTAGCTTTAAAGTGCCAGCTCTGAACTGGGAAAGACTGGTTTCCAGTCATTTTACTACTGGTACTGGTAACTGCAAGACAATCTGAAATGATCAAAAACTCAGAAACTTACCACatatactactactactactactatcatttcctgttcctgtttcCACTCAAGACAATCACAGAGAAAGAAGATTGTCAGTGATCTTTTTCCATTGGCAGATTTCTTTTACTTAATACAAGCAAGAATTAACttgttttcatagttttttaaacctatttttaatgttgtattttctCTAGTGTTACTCAATTCTCACACAGATGTATTTAATCCCATGTTTGGTTATTTTTATTAGAATTTCTTTATATGAGCGTTTGTGATGCCTGCTTTGAGTGACTGAATGTCTTGTGATCCGCTCAAGTCTCTCTTGCAGAACAGATCTAGatcttaatgaataaataaagcacAACATTCTAGCATTCTCACGTAGCCGAAGGTCCACACTCGAATTGAGACTGCGCTATGATCTACATTCAGTTATTTATCATCTGCGTTTAGACTTGAGAAaacagtcctgctgtgtgtttaacaCTCTGGTCTGTGATGATTCAGGTTGCCGAGGCTGGAGGGCTGGATGTGGACCGTCATGGTGAACGATGTTCCGGAAAGTCAAGAAgcgccacagcagcagcagctcgcaAAGCAGTGAGATCAGCACCAAAAGCAAAGTACTGCAGCACGCACGTAAATGTTGCGACAGAGACACTTTCGCCTTTGTTGAATTTAACCAACAACCTCTCGTGTTTCTGACTCTGTGCAGTCTGTGGACTCCAGTTTGGGAGGGCTCTCCAGGTCCAGCACCGTCGCCAGCCTTGACACAGACTCCACCAAGAGCTCAGGTCAGCCTCTGTGTCCTCTTCATCTTCCATCACTCCCCATTTATCTTTTCTAACTGATTATTCGATGTGTGTCCTCTGTAGGCAACAGCACGTCTGACACGTGCGCTGAGTTCAGGGTGAAGTATGTGGGAGCCATTGAGAGGCTACAGTTTGACATGAGCAAGACCCTCCAGGAGCCTCTGGACCTCATCAACTACATTGATGCTGCTCAGGTTAGAAGATGGAGAAATATCACaccattaattaattaaatgactCATCAATTCAttatgccgatggaaagtcctGTGAAGTGTTGTGGTCCGCAAAACTTTTCTGGCCTTTTCTTTTGCCATGATGGTGAGTAGCTAAGGGCTGAATCTGAACTTTCCCTTCAATATGTGATCAATATGTGATCCTTCTCACAGCAAGATGGAAAGCTTCCCTTCATACCCGGGGACGAGGAGATGATTCTGGGAGTGTCAAAGTACGGAGTGAAAGTGGCGTCCCTGGACCAGTGTGTGAGTAGAAAGTGATATACTGTACTTCAGATTTAATGGTCATTGATTAGACATTTGCGGTACTGCTGGGTCATCGATGCAGCCAAACAGCATGGTTATGAATTCAGCATCAATTTATATGTTTGACAGGGTCCTGCACTAAACTGCTGACTCAAGTGTTTCAGCGTCCCCCACCCCTTGATGTTTCCTCCACGTTACCCGTTTTATCTGAAGAATGAGCTGAATTTAGAGTGTAGCTCAGATAAATACCTCTGAAGCCACAGCGGTGGATGATGATTATCTCTCTCAGCCACATAATATAGATGAAGTAACGAACAGTGCGCTCGATCTAATGAGTCTTTAATGAACCTCTGGCCAGGACGTGCTGCATCGCCACCCTCTCTACCTGATAGTGCGCATGCTGTGTTACGATGACGGCCTGGGTGCAGGGAAGAACCTCCTGGCTCTCAAAACCACCGATGCAAAGCAAGAGGAGTGCAGCATCTGGGTGTACCAGTGCAGCAGTTCAGTGAGTGCATAGAATGAAACAGCTGGCTGGGTTTCTATTAAGATACAGATCACCTGTCTGGGCTCGTCTTCCCTGTcaataaatgctgtttttttttttgattgtttgTCCGAACAGGAGCAGGCTCAGTCCATCTGCAAGGTGCTGTCGGCTTCTTTTGACTGCGCTCTGACGTCAGACAAGTCCTGAGGCCGGAGAAATAGACGGGAGCTGAGATAGTGAAGCAGGAGAACCATGGCTGCATTGTGACTGCTAGAAAATGCAAccctttccttttttaaaaaaaaaacaaaactgtacgATTCCTGTGTGTTTTCCAAGCCGTCGTGTTGCCAGTGTGACACTCAGTTTGTGACATGTACGGTCACCAGTCAAGTCAGAACCACTGTGAATCTGTCTGAATCATTTCCTTGGAACCTGCTTCCAACACCTCACATGTTCCTGTGCCACCTGTCACGTAAAGTCAAGAGCGCAAAAGCAAAgtgtggaaaagaaaaaggaaatggttgcatttaaaaaaaacaaaaaaaaagcaatgtcatgtaaatcatatttaatgtaaattatggcaaaaaaaaaaggtacataaTGTTTCAAACCATCTCCACCCAGCTCTGTCAGCATATGGCAACTCATGGGTGACATTCTCAGACTTGGTACACGACATGACGACATGCACACAGTTTGGTTCTCGTCATGTGGAAACCACTCAGAtcccttttcatcctttttgtgttttttctgacGTAGACAGTATTGGTACAGTAACAGTCACTTTTTGACTCGAAGGTACATCAGAACAGGTGTTTTAACCGTGGCAAACATTCTATATTTCGTCTTAATTTGTGAGGTTTACTCATTTAGATGACTTTTATTGTAtcattgttttacattttctttatacTGAACGTTTTCTTGGTACCAAATGCTTGAAGTGTCTTCTGATTTGTTGAGTTCTTGTTTCTTGTTGATTCAAAAACTTGTCGACACCACAAAAATCCTATTAGGCTGTTGGAGGCATATGAATGTGTTTACAGTTGTGGTACTGACTTAAGCTCACCGTGTACATAATTGCATTCTTTTCATCTTGGTCCAGTAAAGACTGTGTTGAAAAAGTGTGAAAGCAAGGAAATGTTAGATCTGGTACGATAAACGAGTGGGAAGCTTTTGTGTTTGATCATTATTTCACTGATTAAAGTGGCAATTCTCCTTTTTCCTTCAGGGTCATATTTAATATCGACTGTGTTTgacattctctgtcttttaatCCCTTTATTGCTGGAGCATCGCTTTAAAAACAACGATATTTTCCCCCTAAAATATAGTATAGTGTGTGTTTTGACACCACATTGCACTCTGAGATATTCCCCATCAGAGGGAGCTCTTGATACATCATCTCACTTTTGCCTTTTGAAGAATCACTCCACtgaaaacatgttgtgtttttaaaatgcatgtcATTCACTTAAACAGTCCCCCAAAATAGCTTAGCTCCCGACAATTTAGTAAAAGCAGGCGTTCCCATCTGCACAAATGAATCCCTTAATTTCCTTAAGAAACAGACCAAAGCCTTGTAttacttaatattttattattccaGTTTCTTTTTCCCATTTACTTGCACAACAGAGTTAAGAGTCGATGCAGTGATCCACAGACAGATAATGAGAATGAATTAAGTTTATTTTCCCAGTTATGTGTGAGTGTCTGCTTTCAGcgcgcgcacatacacacaggtcCAACTGAGGTCATATCTGTAACTGCTCATCACCACAGCgcattaaaagacatttactGCCCAGgttatgttatttgtttttacatttaaatatcaacaaaacaaaatctatTTACATGAATAGATTATTAAATCTTCCCGTTTCCAGtgagttcaaatcaaacatgatgAAGCTACGATTCACACGTCTCCCCTGGTCATTCACAAATCCATGGAAGGCTCCGGTTTCAGGTTAAATGCCTAAATATCAACATTATGAACAGACAGAAAAGTTGCTCTGCAACCAAAATGAAgttaattacattgaatgttttatatttctttcaTAACACTATTGATAAACTCATCTTTCTACATTATATGACCCCAGATATGAGAGGCTCGAACTGTAGGAAAGATGCTCCTTTCTCTTGATGTCTGGTTGTACAGAGAGAGCTTAGAAATCAGCCTGTCAAGAGTCTGAGAGCTCTCCAAGGCAAGAGGAAGCAACAGAAGTCACAGAGATACCTCCAGCTATTATCACATTCCCACGCTTTCCTCTTACTTCGTTATTCGTTCACTCTCAGCTTATTCTGTGCAGGCaattctctctcacacactcacacacacacacacacacacacaacacttccTATTCCTCCTATAAGGCAGATGACAGGCGGAGACGGCCTGAGGTGTCAGACTCAGCATAAAGGTAATTACcgactgctgcagcttcagtcaCTCTCATCATTTGACCTAAAACAGCACAGGAGGAAGAACTGGAGCGTTCGATATTATCTATGAGACAGAACAGGCAGAGTGTGATTGGAGAAGCATTTGTGGAGTTCACCTGCAGCTCTTCCACTCCACACACTTGTGAGAAGGCGGTTTCTCGCAGGTGTGATGAGTTGGAGGCTATTTTTACATCTAACATACCCCCGTTTCGACGGTGGTCCGTCTTTAAACGGGGACAGGGAAGCGCTCCCTCGGGTGCAGCTTCTAGCATATTCCAAGGTTAGTTTAGCaccattagaaaaaaaaacctccacacaGGAGGCCGGCTACAGGGTTGGAAAGCAGGTAGGCATTTTATCGCTCATGCACAGAGGTGGAATGTAAGCATGGTGGCTGTGTTCACATTTACAGTTGTTAGTAAAATACATCGCTGTTGCCTTCTCAGTACTATCACTGTCAGGACTGTCTGTACAACGCAGGTGAGCAGAAAACAGATGATATGAATACTGTACATATAACCTTCATTATGTCACACGTCCTCTCATGTTGTAACAAGGATAAAGACAAGGAAAGTGCATTTATTGCGAGAGGTCATTCACTAcaatcattgttttttgtttttttttaaatcttgaaGAGTCTTCGTCGGAAACATGAACGGCAAGCTTTAAAACCACATTCAGTCCCCATGAGTGCTTGATGGAGCCACACCCAGACTTTCTGGCTAAGCTGTTGGGTGTGAATGATGACAAGGTGATGATACAGCAGCGCCACTTTCACAAGCCcgatgatgacgacgatgacGACAAACACGGGAATGACGGTGGAGGTTTTGCTGGCTTGACAGGTGGATGCGCCCCGCGATGCATCTCGAGAACCAGAGAGAAGCCGCTCAGTCAGCGATGAAGTGTACAAATGTCACCGGGAAGGCTCCTCTCCTCATCGGGTCACCTTCAATGTGGCCCAGCTGTGAAGAGGGAAGACAGAGTGGCGAGGTCAGAGGATGGTAAAAGGCAGCTGCGACTGAAACACTAAATCATCTGACTGTTTTCACCAAGAGCACGTACACAACACTAAAACACATCTAAACACAAGGGctgggtttaaaaaaacaaaacaacataagGATTTATCGCTATTCAAAGATTCAATATGGATTCTGTTATCACAACTGATTTCCTGATTTGACTTGATTCAGATTCAACATTGATTCATTGGGTTATTTGGGATTTCAATTAgatatttcagttaaaataacAAATTGGCTTGGATATGAAACAGATTCTGAGGGAACTAATGCCGTAAAATGTACAAGGaaacctctgtgtttacatcaaGGGGGAAAAGAAATGGTTCCTGTGATTTGTGGGATTCTACCTATTTAGAAATGAATGGGATACTGTTATGATTTAGCATCTGATTATTAAAAAAGCTGTAATGATAGAACAAGAAAAGTAGTGACGGATGGAGGCCTAAGTACTTCAGCAAAGGAAAAGAAGATACAAAATTGAAACTTTTGCATTTTAAGCCACCTCTGTTGCTGTGAGTTTGCGAGGGGCAACTGAATGCAACATAAGTGTGAAACTAACACGTAAATGACACCAAAATTTGTTAGAGACTCAAATAAGACTGAAAGACCAAATCAGAGATTTTCGGACTTCGTATCTTATCATTcaaatgatcattttttttaaacccagcCCTTCCTAAAATAAAGAATTGTGAGTTTATATTTTTGCAATTTTGATTTCTTTGAATGACCCAAAAATCAAAGTCATTGGAAATCACAGCTTCCTGAATCAAAATTGAGCTGAATCAGGAGATCAGTGCCAACATCCAGCCCTACTAAACACCACCTAATGGAGGCTAAAACACAAGGAACATCTGAGTAATATCTAAAGTGACATTCCAACATCATACTACCTTGGCTGATATAGAAGAAAGTACCTATTATGTCCTTAAGCccatttaaatgattttaaacGTCTGCTATACCTGAAAATAAAAAGCTAGGAAATGTTTCTACATGTTTAGACAAAGCCTAAACTAAAGCATGACAAGTTGAGGAAATCATTATAGAATAATGAACAAACACTGTTCTACACATGACAAAACATCtgtctgtgatttattttacttttctcaTGACAAGTTTTCATTCTCCggaattaaaaatgaaacctaAGTCATGCACAGGCCAGTTTTCCAGCTAAAAGACCGATGTAACATCCAACTAAAGCACCACGGCTACATTTGCCCTCCCCTCCTTGCGCCGCCTCATTACTGTGCTTTCATTTGGACATTTCAAACGCACAGAGAGTAATAACGCTGCCCAACGCAGAACACAGGGGAAGCATGACGGAGACCTCAGGAGACGTTAGGGTCCATGTGGAGAcacggagggagagagtgacTAAATACGGTCATTTCTGCAGAGGTggctcagaggaaaacaagttGCAGCTGGTTGACGGTTCACACAAGGGGCTCcacagaggaagcagcagcaggcggaaaaagaggaggagggggaataTCAGCCGGGGTGAGGTCATGGCTTTTTGCTTCAGCCGTCATGGTTACCGCGTCCGCTGACATCCATGGGATCAAGAACGGGACATTAGTTGGAAATCTGAGAACGTAATGCAAGCATCCAAAATACGACGAATTTCGCAGCTTGACAGATACTCACCCACCACTCCTGgtcctcctctccatccaccACAATCACCTCGCCCTCGGAGAAGGTCAGCTCGTCTGGGTTGTCGGCTACACAGTTGTAGATGGCTTTCACTCGCTTCGGCCTTTTATTCTGAGGGACCGAACGAAGCACACAGACAGATTCGCTCAAGTTTTTGCCACAGGGAAAGAAAATGGTAGGATGATGTACAGCCATACAATCACGGTGCATTTTATCTACTATATTATCTGCCATAACTGCAAAGCTTTAGGGACTTATTTTATAATTGtatgttatttttacattttttttgtttgaatgtttgtttttatcagaatatcaaatgttttaacagCTCAGAAGCATAAATTCAGGTTACTGATTTAAAAAGTTCCTCTAATTCGAGGATTCTCCATCACTGAcaaagtaaaaagaaatgtcattACTATTTCATGCACTATTCTTGGCTTGAAAGTTGTAACCAATTTTTTCCAACTTAAAACCCTAAAAGAAGAGAGTTAAACACCTTATCTACATAACCTGAGAAAGTAGCTCTCTGCCTGTTAGAGTGCAGGAAGGAAATTTACGGCACAAGTAGTCACTGGAAACACTGAGACAATAGGTCGACCTGCAGTGCGCTGGAGGCAATTATTACACAACACTAATAACAGCATTAGCCATTACTTGGGAAACCAGCAGCTGGTGAAACTGTGCAGccacatgaatgaataaacGTTTCACAATTTGCACGTTATCTGAATGATAATGAGTGGAAAAACGAGGGACTCACCGGGTAGGCCTTCCTCGGCATGGGGGCTGGAGGCATAGACTGACCTATGGAGTTCTGGGGGCATCCTGGCACTTCCTTAGctggaacaggaagaggaaattATATCACAACGACAACAAGAAATTCCACTTTTCCAGAGAAGAAACAGGAACCTGACAGATAGTAAAACTGCACTGGGCAGATGAAGATTAATCAGACTTGTCTCTTATCTGTATGCTCACCCGGTCTTTCGATAGATTGGGTTCGATTTAGAGGTCCTCTGTTGAAGCTCTTATCATTTctgtaaaacaaagaaaagaacaaaaaatgtgGCCTCTTCAGCGAAGTAATAGTCATATAAAGACGAGAATAAGTCCTGCTCTTTAAGACTCTGTTACAGATTTATTAGAGCACCATCAGCCCTGTGGgagataaaaaaagacaaaagggcGCCTGTGGAGGAGAGTTATCGCTCGTCTGGCTCGACGCAGAGCCTAGCCTGGAAGCTAATGAAGCGGCTAAACAGCAGACATGTTGGCTCATTCGTCTTGGGAAACAAACACCACATTACAAGAAAAGAATCCGCAACAGCAAGAGGCACAACCCCTTGAGGTAACACCATGTTCCCAATGTTCGTGGAATGAATTATATCAAAAACAccaccaaacacaaacattgttgtttttacccTGCAGGAGATTTCGGTGGCGCTGCTCTGGACCCCACTGGTCCCTGGCCTGTCTTGGACTGTATGTTCATGGCCTCCATCTTGGCTACAGGGGCAGGACCCAGACCTGggacaca is from Sparus aurata chromosome 16, fSpaAur1.1, whole genome shotgun sequence and encodes:
- the itgb1bp1 gene encoding integrin beta-1-binding protein 1 isoform X2, which gives rise to MFRKVKKRHSSSSSQSSEISTKSKSVDSSLGGLSRSSTVASLDTDSTKSSGNSTSDTCAEFRVKYVGAIERLQFDMSKTLQEPLDLINYIDAAQQDGKLPFIPGDEEMILGVSKYGVKVASLDQCEQAQSICKVLSASFDCALTSDKS
- the LOC115597712 gene encoding cleavage and polyadenylation specificity factor subunit 3; translation: MAAKRKVEVIVPAEESDQLLIRPLGAGQEVGRSCIILEFKGRKIMLDCGIHPGLEGMDALPYIDLIDPAEIDLLLISHFHLDHCGALPWFLQKTSFKGRTFMTHATKAIYRWLLSDYVKVSNISADDMLYTETDLEESMDKIETINFHEVKEVAGIKFWCYHAGHVLGAAMFMIEIAGVKLLYTGDFSRQEDRHLMAAEIPSVKPDILIIESTYGTHIHEKREEREARFCNTVHDIVNREGRCLIPVFALGRAQELLLILDEYWQNHPELHDIPIYYASSLAKKCMAVYQTYVNAMNDKIRKAININNPFVFKHISNLKSMDHFDDIGPSVVMASPGMMQSGLSRELFESWCTDKRNGVIIAGYCVEGTLAKHIMSEPEEITTMSGQKLQLKMSVDYISFSAHTDYQQTSEFIRALKPPHVILVHGEQNEMARLKAALIREYEDNDQVHIEVHNPRNTEAVTLNFRGEKLAKVMGSLADKKCAQGQRVSGILVKKNFNYHILNPSDLSTYTELAMSTVKQSQAIPFTGPYSLLVCHLRNLTGDVEELDGTEKNTLKILKNITLIHEVGMVLLEWIANPLNDMYADAVTTVVLEVQSNPKAQKVMETQSNVMDMGVFQTRLGVMLQDMFGEECVDFSGGKNISLTVDGKAMHVCLETRSVCYEDECTEDDSLREMVELAVQRLYDALNPVI
- the itgb1bp1 gene encoding integrin beta-1-binding protein 1 isoform X1; the encoded protein is MFRKVKKRHSSSSSQSSEISTKSKSVDSSLGGLSRSSTVASLDTDSTKSSGNSTSDTCAEFRVKYVGAIERLQFDMSKTLQEPLDLINYIDAAQQDGKLPFIPGDEEMILGVSKYGVKVASLDQCDVLHRHPLYLIVRMLCYDDGLGAGKNLLALKTTDAKQEECSIWVYQCSSSEQAQSICKVLSASFDCALTSDKS